From Pseudobythopirellula maris, one genomic window encodes:
- a CDS encoding FAD-dependent monooxygenase — protein MRSHKEVCLRVAILGAGVAGLATAISLTRLGMDVRVFERREDARSLGAGVVCWPNASFVLSEFGLLGELRGVSGRVSAMRRFSQAGEELGGLDLGRLDSEMGFPSLAVLRQDLMRLLLRRADELGVRVEFGACATGVDGESPHGCRVRYSDGSEAEADIVIGADGRMNSVARAYVLGDNRPVYQGCVNWLGVYDGDPGEFEAAEIHDYWGVGARFGVVPVSSNKAYWAGGFAAPEGPAARPDELNAVFADWPPLVKRIISSAASRQAQCLGLYDHDPPTTWNRGRVLMIGDAAHAALPTSGQGVAQALEDAWLLARELEACPDDPTAAFANFIPRRQKKTAGITLGARGFASSLFCSDAEACARRDRDAARTDYDAMAIGMATGWSAGLPIGPA, from the coding sequence ATGCGATCTCACAAGGAGGTGTGCTTGCGAGTTGCGATCCTTGGCGCCGGAGTAGCCGGCTTGGCGACGGCGATCTCTCTCACGCGGCTTGGCATGGACGTCCGCGTCTTCGAGCGGCGGGAAGACGCCCGCAGCCTCGGGGCGGGAGTTGTCTGCTGGCCGAACGCGTCGTTCGTCTTGTCCGAATTCGGGCTCCTAGGCGAACTGCGAGGCGTATCGGGGCGCGTCTCAGCTATGCGCCGTTTCTCCCAGGCCGGGGAGGAACTCGGCGGCCTCGATCTCGGGCGCCTCGATTCGGAGATGGGTTTTCCGAGCCTCGCGGTCTTGCGCCAGGACTTGATGCGACTGCTCCTGCGCCGCGCCGACGAGCTCGGCGTGCGTGTGGAGTTCGGCGCTTGCGCTACAGGAGTCGATGGCGAGTCGCCCCACGGCTGCCGCGTCCGTTATAGCGATGGAAGCGAAGCGGAAGCGGACATCGTCATCGGGGCCGACGGGAGAATGAATTCGGTCGCCCGCGCATACGTGTTGGGCGACAACCGACCCGTCTACCAAGGCTGCGTCAATTGGCTCGGCGTGTACGACGGTGATCCCGGCGAGTTCGAGGCGGCTGAGATCCACGACTATTGGGGCGTCGGCGCCCGGTTCGGGGTGGTCCCGGTTTCGTCGAACAAGGCGTACTGGGCGGGCGGCTTCGCCGCGCCCGAGGGCCCCGCGGCTCGGCCCGACGAGCTGAACGCGGTCTTCGCAGACTGGCCCCCGCTCGTCAAAAGAATCATCAGCAGCGCGGCGTCTCGACAGGCCCAATGCCTGGGGCTCTACGACCACGACCCTCCAACCACCTGGAACCGGGGGCGGGTCTTGATGATCGGTGACGCCGCGCACGCGGCCCTGCCCACCTCGGGCCAGGGCGTCGCCCAGGCGCTCGAAGACGCTTGGCTACTCGCGCGCGAGCTGGAGGCTTGCCCGGACGATCCGACCGCGGCGTTCGCGAACTTCATCCCTCGTCGGCAGAAGAAAACAGCGGGGATCACCCTCGGGGCGCGCGGCTTCGCCTCGTCTCTGTTCTGCAGCGATGCCGAGGCGTGCGCCCGACGCGACCGAGACGCCGCACGGACCGACTACGACGCGATGGCGATCGGCATGGCGACCGGCTGGAGCGCCGGCCTGCCGATCGGCCCCGCGTAA
- a CDS encoding SGNH/GDSL hydrolase family protein, whose amino-acid sequence MPSIDRRDLIRSGLQLGAAAAATGLIAPRAASAAEATSSGGLIADGATVLFQGDSITDAGRKRDHKEPNQHATLGDGYALIAATQTLVARPEAAIEFHNRGVSGNKVHQLADRWQEDCLDLKPDVVSILIGVNDIWHWLNGHYDGTVETYRDDYRKLLDRTREELPGMKLVICEPFVLKTGAVTDKWFPTFDGFRETAREIADDYADVWVPFQSVFDKAAEVAEAKQWLRDGVHPSPYGAALMADAWLRAVNG is encoded by the coding sequence ATGCCCTCGATCGACCGCCGCGACCTGATCCGCTCTGGACTCCAACTCGGCGCCGCCGCGGCGGCCACGGGGCTCATAGCTCCCCGCGCGGCGTCCGCCGCCGAAGCGACCTCGAGCGGCGGCCTCATCGCCGACGGCGCCACGGTGCTCTTTCAAGGCGACTCGATCACCGACGCCGGCCGCAAACGGGACCACAAAGAACCGAACCAGCACGCCACGCTCGGCGACGGCTACGCGCTGATCGCCGCCACACAAACGCTCGTCGCACGCCCCGAAGCCGCGATCGAGTTCCACAACCGCGGCGTGAGCGGCAACAAGGTCCACCAGCTCGCCGATCGCTGGCAAGAAGACTGCCTCGACCTGAAGCCCGATGTCGTCAGCATCCTGATTGGCGTGAACGACATCTGGCACTGGCTCAACGGCCACTACGACGGCACGGTCGAGACCTACCGCGACGACTACCGCAAGCTGCTCGACCGCACGCGCGAGGAGCTGCCGGGCATGAAGCTGGTGATCTGCGAGCCGTTCGTGCTGAAAACGGGGGCCGTGACCGACAAGTGGTTCCCCACGTTCGACGGCTTCCGCGAGACGGCGCGCGAGATCGCCGACGATTACGCCGACGTCTGGGTCCCCTTCCAGAGCGTGTTCGACAAAGCGGCCGAGGTGGCCGAGGCCAAGCAGTGGCTCCGCGACGGCGTGCACCCGTCGCCGTACGGCGCGGCGCTGATGGCCGACGCTTGGCTGCGGGCGGTGAACGGCTAG
- a CDS encoding glycosyltransferase, which yields MLCLLTALGSYGDVYPVIKLGAALAERGHRVKLLANPYFAEPIERAGLELVPVSTPEAYERLTHDRRLWHPLLGLRVIFRWAATEAMPDIYQALERLHEPGETVIGAHPLDFASRVAAEALGANVTSIVYAPMTVWSDDSPPRLPGGLAGLGWPRWWNRMMLTVGELLVERRSITGRINAFRAQKGLGRIGRVYPDWAFGTGHTLCLYPEWFGPTPIDLPGEFDTSGFPLGGEPDAPLDAGLEAFLQAGDAPIVFTPGTANRAGRAFFAAALDACRRLGARGVLLTKYPEQLPDPLPDYAHWASLAPLGPLLSRSAAFVHHGGIGSSAQGLAAGAPQLIQPMAFDQLDNAHRLIELGVAEELLPRAFTGAAVAAALSRLLGSTDTARQCEDLAARCDSKAALDEACESLERRVGIPTTPAKPVTKHLAATFAKLA from the coding sequence ATGCTTTGTTTGTTGACCGCACTGGGTAGCTACGGCGATGTCTACCCGGTCATCAAGCTCGGCGCCGCGTTGGCCGAACGGGGGCACCGTGTCAAGCTGCTCGCCAACCCGTACTTCGCCGAACCGATCGAGCGGGCCGGGCTCGAACTCGTGCCGGTTTCGACGCCCGAGGCGTACGAGCGGCTGACGCACGACCGTCGGCTCTGGCATCCGCTGCTGGGGCTGCGTGTGATCTTCCGCTGGGCCGCCACCGAGGCGATGCCCGACATCTACCAAGCGCTCGAGCGACTGCACGAGCCGGGCGAGACGGTCATCGGCGCCCACCCGCTCGACTTCGCCAGCCGCGTGGCGGCCGAGGCGTTGGGGGCGAACGTCACGTCGATCGTCTACGCGCCGATGACCGTGTGGAGCGATGACTCGCCGCCGCGTCTGCCCGGTGGGCTGGCCGGCCTCGGCTGGCCGCGCTGGTGGAACCGCATGATGCTCACCGTTGGCGAGCTGCTCGTCGAGCGGCGGTCGATCACCGGGCGGATCAACGCCTTCCGCGCGCAGAAGGGGCTCGGGCGGATCGGTCGCGTTTACCCCGACTGGGCGTTCGGCACGGGGCACACGCTCTGCCTGTACCCGGAGTGGTTCGGCCCGACGCCGATCGACTTGCCCGGCGAGTTCGACACGAGCGGTTTCCCCCTCGGCGGCGAGCCCGACGCGCCGCTCGACGCGGGGCTCGAGGCGTTCCTGCAAGCGGGCGACGCGCCGATCGTGTTCACCCCCGGCACGGCGAACCGCGCGGGGCGGGCGTTCTTCGCCGCGGCGCTCGACGCTTGCCGCCGGCTCGGCGCCCGCGGCGTGCTCCTCACCAAGTACCCCGAGCAGCTGCCCGACCCGCTGCCCGACTACGCGCACTGGGCGTCGCTCGCGCCGCTCGGGCCGCTGCTGTCGCGCTCGGCGGCGTTCGTCCACCACGGCGGGATCGGCAGCAGCGCACAAGGGCTCGCGGCCGGGGCGCCGCAGCTGATCCAACCGATGGCGTTCGACCAACTCGACAACGCCCACCGCCTCATCGAGTTGGGCGTGGCGGAAGAGCTCCTGCCGAGGGCGTTCACCGGCGCCGCCGTGGCCGCGGCGCTCAGCCGGTTGCTTGGCTCGACCGACACGGCCCGGCAATGCGAAGACCTGGCGGCGCGGTGCGACAGCAAGGCGGCTCTCGACGAGGCGTGCGAGTCGCTCGAGCGGCGTGTCGGAATCCCGACCACGCCTGCGAAGCCGGTGACCAAGCACCTGGCCGCCACCTTCGCCAAGCTGGCCTGA
- a CDS encoding tetratricopeptide repeat protein, whose protein sequence is MTPKTPRPLSPSRQAPARLRCGARAAALAVACVGLAGQLGCNSVQSQTLNSEGVALYQQGAYQQAASKFQTAIAKTPDSADGYYNLAAALHKGGLAYNRPDDLRQAEVLYNQCLERDPNHVDCYRGLAVLLKDTERPDASFRLLNNWKIASPNNPAPNIELARLLEEANQPEQAKAQLVAALTADPNNARALTALGRLRDQAGDYQQAMQNYQRSLTLNRFQPQVAARVAALQTATGLSGVATGGADQTRLSQQWRPTATY, encoded by the coding sequence ATGACTCCCAAGACCCCGCGGCCATTGAGCCCCTCTCGCCAAGCCCCCGCCCGGTTACGCTGCGGCGCCAGAGCCGCTGCGCTCGCCGTGGCGTGCGTCGGTCTGGCGGGCCAGCTAGGCTGCAACTCCGTGCAGAGCCAGACTCTCAACTCCGAGGGCGTGGCGCTCTACCAGCAGGGCGCCTACCAGCAGGCGGCCTCGAAGTTCCAGACCGCCATCGCCAAAACACCCGACTCGGCCGACGGCTACTACAACCTCGCCGCCGCGCTGCACAAGGGCGGGCTCGCCTACAACCGGCCCGACGACCTGCGTCAGGCCGAGGTGCTCTACAACCAGTGCCTGGAGCGCGACCCGAACCACGTCGACTGCTACCGCGGTTTGGCGGTGCTGCTCAAAGACACGGAGCGTCCCGACGCGTCGTTTCGGCTGCTGAACAACTGGAAGATCGCCAGCCCGAACAACCCGGCCCCGAACATCGAACTCGCCCGTTTGCTGGAAGAGGCCAATCAGCCGGAGCAGGCCAAGGCCCAGCTCGTGGCGGCGCTCACCGCCGACCCGAACAACGCGCGGGCGCTGACGGCGCTCGGGCGGCTCCGCGATCAGGCGGGCGACTACCAACAGGCGATGCAGAACTACCAGCGGTCGCTGACGCTCAACCGCTTCCAGCCGCAGGTGGCCGCCCGGGTGGCGGCGTTGCAAACCGCCACGGGCCTCAGCGGCGTGGCGACGGGCGGCGCCGACCAGACTCGCCTCTCGCAGCAATGGCGGCCCACGGCCACCTACTGA
- a CDS encoding FHA domain-containing protein, with product MKLVVLAGAKKGAAVALKKERLLVGRSREADIRTGSDAISRRHCEFVRGEDGVTVRDLGSRNGTHVNGDKIEGDTLLSHGDEIRIGPLEFRYDSGQPKAAAESTPQKADSAAATSGGTGNGKADKSGEVGEDSISEWLLGPAEADREPASLRETQTFRMDDTQSIEAEESESEETVAESDEAADDSKAGDKKKKPGKLPKMTGPQSKDSREAASNLLRDMARRR from the coding sequence ATGAAACTTGTGGTCTTAGCAGGAGCGAAGAAGGGCGCAGCGGTCGCCCTCAAAAAGGAGCGTTTGTTGGTCGGACGCTCGCGCGAGGCCGACATCCGCACCGGCAGCGACGCCATCAGCCGCCGCCACTGCGAATTCGTTCGCGGTGAGGACGGGGTGACGGTCCGCGACCTCGGCAGTCGCAACGGCACCCACGTGAACGGCGATAAGATCGAGGGCGACACGCTCTTGTCGCACGGCGACGAGATCCGCATCGGGCCGCTCGAGTTCCGCTACGACTCCGGGCAGCCGAAGGCCGCCGCGGAGAGCACGCCTCAGAAAGCCGATTCCGCGGCAGCGACAAGCGGCGGCACGGGCAACGGCAAGGCCGACAAGAGCGGCGAAGTCGGCGAAGACAGCATCAGCGAGTGGCTGCTCGGCCCGGCCGAGGCCGACCGCGAGCCCGCCTCGCTGCGTGAGACGCAGACCTTCCGCATGGACGACACACAGTCGATCGAAGCGGAGGAGAGCGAATCGGAAGAGACCGTCGCCGAAAGCGACGAGGCCGCCGACGACTCTAAAGCGGGCGACAAAAAGAAGAAACCCGGCAAGCTGCCCAAGATGACTGGCCCGCAGTCCAAGGACAGCCGCGAAGCGGCGAGCAACTTGCTGCGTGACATGGCCCGCCGCCGCTGA
- a CDS encoding lipoate--protein ligase family protein, with product MPTTSRLIIDPPLKGAWNMAVDEALLDSVADGGAPALRLYRWSEPTLSLGYFQPYADRRQLPEAEGLTVVRRSSGGGALVHHHELTYSLALPEGSPALAAAAEPLNLAAHRLLIGAISEYARERGATLALRLHDDPKVPPAPPPASEPFLCFLRRSEGDLLSPPAEGPGSDVLWKICGSAQRKRRGAVLQHGGVLLAASPHAPQLPGLRELGLAEIDKARLQSLMQKGLGQLLPSAGVVSELTPEEHAEAIRLETSRFSDRGWIERR from the coding sequence ATGCCGACTACAAGCCGCCTCATCATCGACCCGCCGCTCAAGGGCGCGTGGAACATGGCGGTCGACGAGGCGCTGCTCGACAGCGTTGCCGACGGCGGCGCCCCCGCGCTGCGGCTCTACCGTTGGAGCGAGCCGACGCTGTCGCTCGGTTACTTCCAGCCGTACGCCGACCGCCGTCAGCTGCCGGAAGCCGAGGGGCTGACCGTGGTGCGCCGGTCGAGCGGCGGCGGCGCGCTGGTGCACCACCACGAGCTGACCTACAGCCTCGCCCTGCCCGAAGGCTCGCCGGCCCTGGCGGCGGCGGCCGAGCCGCTAAACCTGGCGGCCCACCGGCTGCTGATCGGCGCCATCAGCGAGTACGCACGCGAGCGTGGCGCCACGCTCGCCTTGCGTTTGCACGACGACCCAAAGGTCCCGCCGGCCCCGCCGCCGGCGAGCGAGCCGTTTCTCTGTTTTTTGCGGCGATCCGAGGGTGACCTGCTGAGCCCCCCCGCCGAGGGCCCTGGCAGCGACGTCTTGTGGAAGATTTGTGGCAGTGCTCAGAGAAAACGTCGCGGGGCGGTGTTGCAGCATGGCGGCGTGCTGCTCGCGGCTTCGCCGCACGCCCCGCAACTGCCGGGCTTGCGCGAATTGGGCCTTGCGGAGATCGACAAGGCTCGGCTGCAAAGCCTTATGCAGAAGGGACTTGGGCAATTACTGCCAAGCGCAGGTGTCGTTTCGGAGCTCACTCCCGAGGAGCACGCCGAAGCCATTCGTCTCGAAACCAGCCGGTTTAGCGACCGCGGCTGGATCGAACGGCGTTAA
- the gcvPB gene encoding aminomethyl-transferring glycine dehydrogenase subunit GcvPB produces the protein MRNTRDTQLLFDLSKPGRRATRLPECDVPARDAAELLPAAALADAPPALPELSEPQVVRHFVNLSKENMSVDTHFYPLGSCTMKHNPKRNERAAALPGMAHVHPYQPEESIQGMLRLLYEVQEYLSEISGLPCCSLQAAAGAQGELAALLVAASYFRDIDEKRTKVLVPDNAHGTNPASAAMAGFDSVTVKTLQSGAVDLDDFHAKLDDEIAVLMITNPNTVGVFEPAMRELADAVHERGGLVYLDGANMNAILGVSRPGDFGADMQHFNPHKTFSGPHGGGGPGAGPICVTEKLGPYLPAPVVGKRPEAGDERSDQTSPSPAGGGGRTLVPGAPPLGEGNYYYLDFDRPKSIGRVRSFFASTGVLVRAYCYMRTHGPDGLKRVSEQAVLNANYLLSRVKHFLPVPQGDRCMHEFVATAAKLKSERGVSAMDLAKRLLDHGFHAPTVYFPLSVKESIMVEPTESESKETLDAFAEALFRVTEEDPELLHDAPHTTPISRPDEVAAARKTVLCYCG, from the coding sequence ATGCGAAACACCCGCGACACGCAGCTCCTGTTCGACCTCTCCAAGCCCGGCCGCCGCGCCACGCGGTTGCCCGAGTGCGACGTGCCCGCGCGCGACGCGGCCGAGCTGCTGCCCGCCGCCGCGCTCGCCGACGCGCCGCCGGCCCTGCCCGAGCTGAGCGAGCCGCAGGTCGTGCGGCACTTCGTGAATCTCTCCAAAGAGAACATGAGCGTCGACACGCACTTCTATCCGCTCGGGTCGTGCACGATGAAGCACAACCCGAAGCGGAACGAGCGGGCCGCCGCGCTGCCGGGCATGGCCCACGTCCACCCGTACCAGCCCGAGGAGTCGATCCAGGGGATGCTGCGGCTGCTGTACGAGGTGCAGGAGTACCTGAGCGAGATCTCCGGCCTGCCGTGCTGCAGCCTGCAGGCGGCCGCCGGGGCTCAGGGCGAGTTGGCCGCGCTGCTGGTGGCGGCTTCCTACTTCCGCGACATCGATGAGAAGCGGACCAAGGTGCTCGTGCCCGACAACGCCCACGGCACCAACCCGGCGAGCGCGGCGATGGCCGGCTTCGACTCGGTGACGGTCAAAACGCTCCAGTCGGGCGCCGTCGACCTCGACGACTTCCACGCGAAGCTCGACGACGAGATCGCCGTGCTGATGATCACCAACCCGAACACCGTGGGCGTGTTCGAGCCGGCGATGCGCGAGCTGGCCGACGCCGTGCACGAGCGCGGCGGCTTGGTCTACTTGGACGGCGCCAACATGAACGCGATCCTCGGCGTGTCGCGGCCGGGCGACTTCGGCGCCGACATGCAGCACTTCAACCCGCACAAGACGTTCAGCGGCCCGCACGGCGGCGGCGGGCCCGGCGCGGGGCCGATCTGTGTCACCGAGAAGCTGGGGCCTTACTTGCCGGCGCCGGTGGTGGGCAAGAGGCCGGAGGCCGGAGACGAGAGGTCAGATCAAACATCCCCCTCCCCGGCAGGGGGAGGGGGTAGAACCCTGGTACCCGGCGCGCCCCCCTTGGGGGAGGGGAATTACTATTATCTCGACTTCGATCGCCCCAAGTCGATCGGTCGCGTGCGGTCGTTCTTCGCCAGCACCGGCGTGCTGGTGCGGGCTTACTGCTACATGAGGACCCACGGCCCCGACGGGCTGAAGCGTGTCAGCGAGCAGGCGGTCTTGAACGCCAACTACCTCTTGAGCCGCGTGAAGCACTTCTTGCCCGTCCCGCAGGGCGACCGCTGCATGCACGAGTTCGTGGCCACCGCCGCGAAGCTCAAGAGCGAGCGCGGCGTGTCGGCGATGGACCTCGCCAAGCGACTCTTGGACCACGGCTTCCACGCCCCCACGGTGTACTTCCCGCTCAGCGTGAAGGAGTCGATCATGGTCGAGCCCACGGAGTCGGAGAGCAAGGAAACGCTCGACGCGTTCGCCGAGGCGCTGTTCCGTGTCACCGAAGAAGACCCCGAACTGCTGCACGACGCGCCGCACACGACGCCGATCAGCCGCCCCGACGAGGTGGCCGCGGCGCGCAAGACCGTGCTGTGTTATTGCGGGTAA
- a CDS encoding MafI family immunity protein, with protein MWFKPAIETELSELLSDLMPLLGQRDFDIAFEFLDHREWGLALDHACCQLYENDTKILQSQYDRIVKTGRRMRLPESEFQSLKQLIAST; from the coding sequence ATGTGGTTCAAGCCTGCGATCGAAACAGAATTGAGCGAGTTGCTATCCGATCTCATGCCTCTGCTTGGTCAGCGTGATTTCGATATCGCTTTCGAATTCCTCGACCACCGTGAATGGGGTTTAGCGTTAGATCATGCCTGCTGCCAGCTCTACGAGAACGATACAAAGATCCTGCAATCGCAATACGACCGAATCGTAAAAACGGGCAGGCGGATGCGACTCCCTGAATCTGAATTCCAATCCCTCAAACAGTTGATTGCGTCCACATAG
- the gcvPA gene encoding aminomethyl-transferring glycine dehydrogenase subunit GcvPA: MPFTYNTPEDEQEMLAAIGVSSIDELFEMVPESLRLGRPLDLPPAMGEMELDQHLNKLAEQNLNAATAVCFLGGGSYDHFVPAVVDVVASRSEFYTSYTPYQAEVAQGNLQAMFEYQSMIVRLTGLDVSNSSLYDGASAAAEGVLMSLAAGGQRKRVVLSAGLHPEYRETIATYVANLGVELVTVPTPNGVTEAADLIEALDDNTACVVVQQPNFFGCVEDAETLAQAAHDAGALVVAAFDPISLGLLKRPGDWGADIAVCEGQSLGTAMQYGGPYLGVIACSEKLVRRMPGRIVGKTTDRRGKPCYVLTLQTREQHIRRDKATSNVCTNQALFALRATVYLALLGPEGLKETANLCLQKSRYLAERLCESGRFERAFDAPTFKEFVIRDCENDTEGLVQDGLDAGYLTGVPLGRWYPELADCLLIAVTEKRTKAEIDRLVEVLVGNPDGTTSTTEQEVAVGIG; encoded by the coding sequence ATGCCTTTCACCTACAACACCCCCGAAGACGAACAAGAGATGCTCGCCGCGATCGGCGTCTCTTCGATCGACGAGCTGTTCGAGATGGTCCCCGAGAGCCTGCGCCTCGGCCGGCCCCTGGACCTGCCGCCGGCGATGGGGGAGATGGAACTCGACCAGCACCTCAACAAGCTCGCCGAGCAGAACCTTAACGCCGCGACAGCGGTCTGCTTTCTCGGCGGCGGGTCGTACGACCACTTCGTGCCGGCCGTGGTGGACGTGGTCGCCTCGCGGAGCGAGTTCTACACCAGCTACACGCCGTACCAGGCCGAGGTGGCGCAGGGCAACCTGCAGGCGATGTTCGAGTACCAGTCGATGATCGTCCGTTTGACGGGCCTCGACGTGTCGAACAGCAGCCTCTACGACGGCGCCAGCGCCGCGGCCGAAGGGGTGCTGATGTCCCTTGCCGCCGGCGGCCAGCGCAAGCGGGTCGTCCTGTCGGCGGGCCTCCACCCGGAGTACCGCGAGACGATCGCCACGTACGTAGCGAACCTTGGCGTCGAGCTCGTCACGGTCCCCACGCCCAATGGCGTGACCGAGGCGGCCGACCTGATCGAGGCGCTCGACGACAACACGGCGTGTGTCGTCGTGCAGCAGCCCAACTTTTTTGGCTGCGTCGAAGACGCCGAAACGCTCGCCCAAGCGGCCCACGACGCCGGCGCGTTGGTCGTGGCGGCGTTCGACCCAATCAGCCTGGGTCTACTCAAGCGTCCCGGCGACTGGGGCGCCGATATCGCCGTCTGCGAGGGCCAGTCGCTCGGCACGGCGATGCAGTACGGCGGCCCCTATCTGGGCGTGATCGCCTGCAGCGAGAAGCTGGTGCGCCGCATGCCCGGCCGCATCGTCGGCAAGACAACCGACCGCCGCGGCAAGCCTTGCTACGTGCTGACTCTGCAAACACGCGAGCAGCACATCCGCCGCGACAAGGCGACCAGCAACGTCTGCACGAACCAGGCGCTGTTCGCCCTGCGGGCGACGGTTTACCTCGCTCTGTTGGGCCCCGAGGGCCTCAAAGAAACGGCGAACCTCTGCCTGCAGAAGAGCCGCTACCTGGCCGAGCGCCTCTGCGAGAGCGGCCGCTTCGAGCGGGCGTTCGACGCCCCCACGTTCAAAGAGTTTGTGATCCGCGACTGCGAGAACGACACCGAAGGCTTGGTGCAGGACGGCCTCGATGCGGGCTACCTGACGGGCGTGCCGTTGGGTCGCTGGTACCCGGAACTCGCCGACTGCCTGCTGATCGCGGTCACGGAGAAGCGAACGAAGGCGGAGATCGACCGACTCGTCGAGGTCTTGGTGGGGAACCCCGACGGCACGACGAGCACGACGGAGCAAGAAGTCGCGGTGGGGATTGGGTGA
- the gcvH gene encoding glycine cleavage system protein GcvH has translation MKPEELLYADTHEWIAVAEENGAKVATLGISAFAVESLTDLVFIELPKPGRTVTAKEPICEVESVKAVSDIYSPVSGEVVEANSALEDNLEKISEDPYGEGWICKIRIEDEAGLEALKSHADYEKLCAEQA, from the coding sequence ATGAAACCTGAAGAACTGCTTTACGCCGACACACACGAGTGGATCGCTGTTGCCGAAGAGAACGGCGCCAAGGTCGCCACGCTCGGCATCTCGGCCTTCGCCGTCGAGTCGCTCACCGACCTGGTGTTCATCGAGCTCCCCAAGCCGGGCCGCACCGTGACGGCCAAGGAGCCGATCTGCGAGGTCGAGTCGGTCAAGGCCGTGAGCGACATCTACAGCCCGGTCTCCGGCGAGGTGGTCGAGGCCAACTCGGCGCTGGAGGACAACTTGGAGAAAATCTCCGAAGACCCGTACGGCGAGGGCTGGATCTGCAAGATCCGCATCGAAGACGAGGCGGGCCTCGAGGCCCTGAAGAGCCACGCCGATTACGAGAAGCTCTGCGCAGAGCAAGCCTGA
- the gcvT gene encoding glycine cleavage system aminomethyltransferase GcvT: MTAIAAPAATLLKTPLYDRCQAAGGKMVDFAGWAMPLRFGSIIDEHHAVRREAGLFDVSHMARLRITGPDAEAMLDRACTRKITGTPVGKVRYSLLCNKHGGVVDDVLVSRTGEESFGVVANASNHAPVVKLLADRAIGLDVAFDDLTERTAMLALQGPKALDIVARVLPGFDAAAMKYYTRDEIALDALDGEPIEISRTGYTGEDGFELVVAAELADKLWLALMAAAEEIGVTLQPCGLGARDTLRLEAGMPLYGHELSEEINPMQAGLGFAVNLKDRDFQGAKAIADAQSDPGGKVRVGLVLDGKRTPREGYPVLNDGQVVGRVTSGCYSPTLERPIAMAYVSSDLAPVGTELEVDLRGAPAPVTVAPLPFYKRDA; the protein is encoded by the coding sequence ATGACCGCCATCGCCGCTCCCGCCGCCACTCTGTTGAAGACGCCGCTCTACGACCGTTGCCAAGCGGCGGGCGGGAAGATGGTCGACTTCGCCGGCTGGGCGATGCCGCTCCGCTTCGGCTCGATCATCGACGAGCACCACGCCGTGCGCCGCGAGGCCGGCCTGTTCGACGTGTCGCACATGGCGCGGCTGCGGATTACGGGCCCCGACGCCGAGGCGATGCTCGACCGCGCTTGCACGCGTAAGATCACGGGCACACCGGTCGGCAAGGTCCGCTACTCGCTGCTCTGCAACAAGCACGGCGGCGTGGTCGACGACGTGCTCGTCTCGCGCACGGGCGAGGAGTCGTTCGGCGTGGTGGCGAACGCCTCGAACCACGCGCCGGTGGTGAAGCTGCTCGCCGACCGCGCGATCGGCCTCGACGTCGCCTTCGACGACCTCACCGAGCGGACCGCGATGCTCGCCCTGCAGGGGCCCAAGGCGCTCGACATCGTCGCCCGCGTCTTGCCCGGCTTCGACGCCGCGGCGATGAAGTACTACACCCGCGACGAGATCGCCCTCGACGCCCTCGACGGCGAGCCGATCGAGATCAGCCGCACCGGCTACACCGGCGAGGACGGCTTCGAGCTGGTCGTCGCCGCGGAACTGGCCGACAAGCTGTGGCTGGCGCTGATGGCGGCGGCCGAGGAGATCGGCGTGACGCTGCAACCTTGCGGCCTCGGCGCCCGCGACACGCTGCGTCTTGAGGCCGGCATGCCGCTCTACGGCCACGAGCTCAGCGAAGAGATCAACCCGATGCAGGCCGGCCTCGGCTTCGCGGTGAACCTCAAAGACCGCGACTTCCAAGGCGCCAAGGCGATCGCCGACGCCCAATCCGACCCCGGCGGAAAGGTGCGGGTCGGGCTGGTGCTCGACGGCAAACGGACGCCGCGCGAAGGGTACCCCGTGCTGAACGACGGCCAAGTGGTCGGCCGCGTGACGAGCGGCTGCTACTCGCCCACGCTCGAGCGGCCGATCGCCATGGCGTACGTCTCGTCCGACCTGGCGCCCGTTGGGACCGAGCTGGAGGTCGACCTGCGCGGCGCCCCGGCGCCGGTGACCGTGGCCCCCCTGCCCTTTTACAAACGCGACGCTTGA